AAGAATCTATTTGCCATCATTCAACACGAACGGCCACAGACGATTGCATTAATCCTGTCTTATGCGAAGCCAGAGCAGGCCTCGGAAATCATTACGGAGCTGCCAAAAGAAAAACAAGTTCGAGTAGTAGAGTGCATTGCTAGAATGGATAGTGCTTCTCCAGAAACCATCAAAATCGTGGAAAATATCTTGGAGAAAAAATTTGCTTCCGTTCTTTCCTTGGATTTTGCTCAGGTGGGCGGTGTAGATTATATTGCTGAGGTTATGAACAGCATTGACCGCAGCAATGAAAAGTATATCTTTGACGAGCTGAGCAAGAAGGACATTCGCTTGGCAGACGACATTCGAAACAAAATGTTTGTATTCGAAGATATTACCTTACTGGATGACAGAAGTATACAGGAATTCTTGCGCGAAGTTGAGACACAGGATATTGTATACGCCTTGAAGGGCGCCACTCAGGAAGTGGCCAATATGATCTTCTCTAATATGTCCAACCGTATGACGGAAACCGTTAAGAGTGAGTTGGAATTCACTTATAACGTTCGTCTGAAGGACGTAGAAGAAGCGCAGCAGAGAATTGTTGGTATCATTAGGCGTCTGGAAGAGGAAGGCCGCCTGATGATTAATAAGGGCGGAAAGGATGAGATCATTGCGTAAATCCTATGAGACCTTGCAGTTGCAAAGCTCCTTGGAAATGGCGGAAAAGCGGCTCGAAGAAGCTATCGAAGGGCTAAAGAAGGAAAGCAAGTATCAAAATGCCAGAGAGCGAGAACTTCAGCGAGCTGTAGAAGATGCTATGTCGGAGGTGAAAAAGGT
The genomic region above belongs to Aminipila butyrica and contains:
- the fliG gene encoding flagellar motor switch protein FliG, translating into MSKDGTGLSAQQRAAAVVISLGAERASKIYKFLGEEDLEILTLEIAKLNHVTPAQTESAMDDFYKLCLTQKVITEGGVDYAKTVLEKAFGPQTATALLERVTRNLKTRAFEFIRKTDSKNLFAIIQHERPQTIALILSYAKPEQASEIITELPKEKQVRVVECIARMDSASPETIKIVENILEKKFASVLSLDFAQVGGVDYIAEVMNSIDRSNEKYIFDELSKKDIRLADDIRNKMFVFEDITLLDDRSIQEFLREVETQDIVYALKGATQEVANMIFSNMSNRMTETVKSELEFTYNVRLKDVEEAQQRIVGIIRRLEEEGRLMINKGGKDEIIA